In the Desulfosporosinus acidiphilus SJ4 genome, ATAGAATGACACTCGGAATCGTTTCTGGACTAGTTGGAACTATTTTAAAAATAGCCACAGATGAAGTTTTTCTTAGAACAAAGATTTCTCAACGTTCATTTAGAGAAACCGCATCAGGGGTTTGGGTTTCTTCGCGAAGGCAAGCGAAGAACCTATATGGGCAGCTTTTAGGTACTATTATGGATTTGGGATTGGGTATGGTTGGTTCAGTTGCTCAGGTTCAAATACTTTCTAAGACAGGAAAGAATAATCTTTTTACTAAAGGTGCATTTTTCGGAGTAACTTTTGGAGCCACGATTACAGCAATGCTTAGTGGGTTTAATACAAATAAAGTAAAACCAAAAGATTCAAAGAGTAATCTTTCGTACGTAATCAGTAACACTATTTTTGGGTTAGGTACTACTTATACCGCTGCAGTACTTGGTGATGAATCTCTTTGGGATGCTCCGCCAGCCAACAACTACATTCAACCAACCACTCCAACAACAGCAGAACAGGAAAAAATGATGCAAAATTCAAAACCAAATATGTATAGTATAGATAATAATGATGAAAAACACTCTGAGTTTATACATTGAATGAAAATGAGGCGGTCATCATTGGCTGCCTCATTTTCGTAATTATAATAAATAAGGACGATAAAGAATGCCTTTTTCGAATTTTGGTTAAGGTGGTTCGGGAGAATAAATATCTTTGAGATTCGGTATAATATGGGAAATAATTTATAAAATTTTAAGCTTTCGTTCAATTAGAACCTCTGCATCACGATAAAAGTGACAACAGAGGTGTTTTTTATTAAGAAGTAATTGAGTTATGGAGACAACATATATATAATATAAAAGTGATTTGTATATATAACCAATTGATTATTAATGGAGGAACATATGGAAAGAGAAAAGGTTATTAATGATGCAAGGAAAAAGGCGGAAGGTTACTTCCAAAGAGGTGAGTTTTTTTGTTCTGAATCGGTGATCCATACTCTCAATGAATTGCTTGGCTGGCCTCTTGATCGTTCAATTACCAGATTGGCTTCAGGTTTTCCGATTGGGATCGGAAAATCGGGTTGTGTTTGTGGAGCCATAAGTGGCGGTGTAATGGCGTTAGGTATGGCTTACGGCAGAGATTATGGCAACGCAATGAATGGTAAAATGTTACCTATTGCTGCAGAACTTCATGATCATATCAAAAAGTTATATAGAAGTACTTGCTGCCGAGTCATTACAAAAGATTTAGTCTTTGATTCACCTGAACGCAAAGCTCACTGTGTGAAAATAACCGGAGAAGTTGCGGCTTGGGTAACAGACAAATTGTTGGATGATGAAGAGCTTATAAGAACAATTAAATCTGTTAACATATAGGAGTTTAAATTTATGCATTTTATCGCGTTACAAACGATAACATTAGCTGGAATATTTTTACTAATTGGTTATTACCTTCAACATAAGGCAATTTGGTTAAAGAAGTTATATATCCCAGCTCCCTTCATTGGAGGTATTTTGGCTTCTGTTCTTTTTCTTTGTTTAAAAAGCATTGGACACGTCAAGTGGAATTTGGATTATTCTATGCTTCCGATGTTTGTTGCTGGATTCTTTGCTTCAATAGGACTAAGAACAGATCGTGCTTTTTTAAAAAAAGGTTATAAAGGTCAATTCCTATTTTTGGGGATAGTTATTTTTGTGGCATTATTTCAGAATGTAGTCAGCTTATTGATTGCCAAGGCTGCAGGCTACAATCCTTTTCAAATGGTCATATTTGGCTCGATGGGCTTGATGGGGGATGCTTCTGTGCTTCAGGGAGTTCCCAGTCTAATATCAAAAGGGCATGCTTATCTTGGACTGTTTAATGGCTATTCAGTATTTGGAAATATTCTTGGTACGATCTTAGGGGGCTGTCTTTTTATTTTGTTGAAGAAGCGAACCCAATTGGAAGAGTCTAAAATAACAGCCATCGGATTTAAGCCTTACGAATTCTTACAACATTTTTTGATTTTTTTATTGACTATATGTCTGGGTTTGCTGCCTACACAATTTGGGTTTGGTAGGTGGATTAATCCGGCAGGAGGTTCTTTTCTCGCAGGGCTCATCTTGCGGCAACTGTTCGAATTTAAGCATAAATCCCTTATTCAGTCACCACAAGTAAATATTATTGGGAACTTTTCTCTTTCCATGCTCTTAGTCCTATCGTTTATGTCAATGGATCTGAACGCGATGACGAAACTTAATTTTGCCGCTATAATGATCTTTGCACTTCAAGCATGCTTACTTATGTTTTTGAGCTATTATTATGTCTTCCGGTTTTATAAAAAGAACGCATTGGCCGCCTATGTTGCTTCAGGACTAATTGGTTTTAGTTTGGGAATGCCCGCAAGTACTATGTCTACTCTTCAATGTATTGGAGAACAGGAAGGGGCTATTCCAATAGTTTTATACATTGTCCCACCAGTGGGTGCATGGCTTATTACAGTGTTTAATCCATACATTATTAAGTTATTCCTTTAGTATTTTTTCAAGAAAAGGCTGTACCTAATTTCAGGGTTTTAGGTGCAGCCTTTTTACTCAAACCTTCGATGTACGAAGATTTGATTTGGTTTTGATCCTATTATAAATTTCAGGGATTTAATAAACATACTGATTAGGTCAGGCCCCCAATGCCATAGGAAAACTTAAGTTGCTCCCCTGCGAGAGCGTGGTTAAAAACCAAATAGTCTAAACGGCTTTGCCGGGAATTAAAAAGATGATAATCCAGGGCGACTAAATGCTCTGGATTTTACTAATTTAGACAATAACAGGAGGCGTTGATGCCTTCCGCAACTATTTGTCCAGGCACAGTGGTATAATTAAATTTGAATCAGATATTAGAAATAGATGGCTAACATGTTGGCAGCATTA is a window encoding:
- a CDS encoding C-GCAxxG-C-C family protein; translation: MEREKVINDARKKAEGYFQRGEFFCSESVIHTLNELLGWPLDRSITRLASGFPIGIGKSGCVCGAISGGVMALGMAYGRDYGNAMNGKMLPIAAELHDHIKKLYRSTCCRVITKDLVFDSPERKAHCVKITGEVAAWVTDKLLDDEELIRTIKSVNI
- a CDS encoding sodium/glutamate symporter gives rise to the protein MHFIALQTITLAGIFLLIGYYLQHKAIWLKKLYIPAPFIGGILASVLFLCLKSIGHVKWNLDYSMLPMFVAGFFASIGLRTDRAFLKKGYKGQFLFLGIVIFVALFQNVVSLLIAKAAGYNPFQMVIFGSMGLMGDASVLQGVPSLISKGHAYLGLFNGYSVFGNILGTILGGCLFILLKKRTQLEESKITAIGFKPYEFLQHFLIFLLTICLGLLPTQFGFGRWINPAGGSFLAGLILRQLFEFKHKSLIQSPQVNIIGNFSLSMLLVLSFMSMDLNAMTKLNFAAIMIFALQACLLMFLSYYYVFRFYKKNALAAYVASGLIGFSLGMPASTMSTLQCIGEQEGAIPIVLYIVPPVGAWLITVFNPYIIKLFL